The proteins below are encoded in one region of Candidatus Planktophila lacus:
- the smc gene encoding chromosome segregation protein SMC, producing the protein MTLKGFKSFASATTLRLEPGITCVVGPNGSGKSNVVDALTWVMGEQGAKSLRGGKMEDVIFAGTSGRAPLGRAEVSLTIDNTDGALPIDYTEVTISRILFRNGQSEYQINGEASRLLDIQELLSDSGIGREMHVIVGQGQLDAILMATPEERRGFIEEAAGVLKHRKRKEKALRKLDSMQANLARVQDLTVELRRQLRPLGKQAEVAKKAATIQADLRDAKLRLLADDFISLSKTLDAEVADETALRERRSLVEDELDKVRSREESLDAQAAFESPLLIAAQENFYALSALREKFRGTQSLAQERSRFLAEEAEEARSAGRDPEALDQEALALRQQEAQLRSEVQTAQAHLQATTSKLSSAEQSLKVEEDKIAAAMRAIADQREGTARQEGHIKSLAARLEAIAEEIARLVKARDEAQSRAESAQRQYSTLEMDIAGADAGELGLDSEFEVAKRSLESAKTELGNLIDAERAADRERNAIESKLEAMLLTSQSRDGGAALVRDSRGLTILGSIASLVQIDSGWESATAAALGTLSDAIVVRDLNSAISALTTMRSENLGQADVLVYQPGSHSATSVPAGLTALTSHVRSTEISELLASLISNTVVAESAREAEGIIRSHPSVTVVTRDGDVITAKRARGGSASSTSLIEINALVQELQAKLETITHNCDRIKFEISTAQGDVESKQNTFDIVLSKLNESDARISAFTEQLAVAGQNMKSASAEVERLNSAIAEANAAKGRDENELSIASAQLQQRGEIGEPDHSAAENLRNEVSLARTAEVEARLAVRTSEERVDSIGARAKALEDSANAEREASERAVSRRGARARGALISSAIAEAAYEALIHIERSIAKAATERARLEASRSDREGETLTVRSRGRELASELEQLTSSVHKDEIARAEQRMRIEQLESKAVEELGVDTTTLVNEYGPQNDVPTFIETETGEIVATELIPYRRDQQEKRLAATERSLTLLGKINPLALEEYNALEERLKFLAEQLEDLKRTKKDLLDIIKEVDDRVQQIFMEAYEETAKHFEDIFARLFPGGDGRLILTNPDDLLNTGVDVEARPPGKRIKRLSLLSGGEKSLTAVAMLVAIFKARPSPFYVLDEVEAALDDVNLGRLLVVLEELRESSQLIIITHQKRTMEIADALYGVTMRGDGVTEVISQRLRESDTA; encoded by the coding sequence ATGACGCTTAAAGGATTTAAATCCTTCGCGTCGGCAACGACGCTTCGCCTGGAACCGGGCATCACCTGCGTCGTCGGCCCTAACGGCTCTGGAAAATCAAACGTTGTAGATGCCCTTACCTGGGTTATGGGCGAGCAAGGCGCGAAGTCACTTCGCGGCGGCAAGATGGAAGATGTCATCTTCGCTGGAACAAGCGGGCGTGCACCACTTGGACGCGCAGAAGTTTCGCTAACAATCGATAACACCGATGGCGCGCTACCAATTGATTACACCGAAGTAACAATTTCCCGCATTCTCTTTCGTAATGGCCAGAGCGAGTACCAAATAAATGGTGAAGCATCACGCTTATTAGATATTCAAGAATTACTAAGCGATTCAGGTATTGGTCGCGAAATGCACGTCATCGTTGGCCAAGGCCAACTAGATGCAATTTTGATGGCTACCCCCGAAGAACGCCGTGGCTTTATTGAAGAAGCAGCGGGCGTTTTAAAGCATCGCAAACGTAAAGAGAAAGCCCTTCGTAAGTTAGATTCGATGCAAGCGAACTTAGCTCGCGTTCAAGACCTAACAGTCGAACTCCGTCGCCAACTGCGACCACTCGGCAAGCAGGCAGAAGTTGCCAAGAAGGCGGCAACAATTCAGGCAGATCTGCGTGATGCCAAGTTGCGTTTGCTCGCCGATGATTTCATCTCGCTTTCCAAAACTCTCGATGCTGAAGTAGCTGACGAAACTGCGCTTCGAGAGCGACGTTCACTTGTTGAAGATGAGTTAGACAAAGTCAGATCACGCGAAGAATCACTCGATGCACAAGCCGCTTTTGAAAGCCCACTTCTAATCGCAGCGCAGGAAAATTTCTATGCACTCAGCGCACTCCGTGAAAAATTCCGCGGAACTCAGTCACTTGCGCAAGAGCGCTCACGCTTCTTAGCTGAAGAAGCAGAAGAAGCGCGTAGCGCAGGTCGTGACCCTGAAGCCCTCGATCAAGAAGCGCTGGCACTGCGCCAGCAAGAAGCGCAATTACGCAGCGAAGTTCAAACAGCACAAGCGCATTTGCAGGCAACAACTTCCAAACTTTCCAGCGCAGAACAATCTTTAAAAGTTGAGGAAGATAAAATCGCCGCGGCGATGCGCGCTATCGCTGATCAACGTGAAGGTACAGCGCGCCAAGAAGGCCACATTAAATCGCTGGCTGCACGATTAGAAGCGATCGCTGAAGAAATTGCACGTTTAGTAAAAGCCCGCGATGAAGCGCAATCACGTGCCGAGAGCGCACAGCGCCAGTACTCAACTCTCGAGATGGATATTGCTGGTGCAGATGCCGGAGAACTTGGGCTCGACTCGGAATTTGAAGTCGCTAAGCGATCTTTAGAGAGCGCTAAAACTGAACTTGGCAATTTAATTGACGCAGAACGCGCGGCTGATCGCGAGCGAAATGCCATCGAATCCAAGTTAGAGGCGATGTTGTTAACCTCGCAGTCACGCGATGGTGGGGCAGCGTTAGTTCGCGATTCTCGCGGATTAACAATTCTCGGAAGCATTGCATCCCTTGTTCAAATAGATTCTGGATGGGAATCTGCAACTGCCGCAGCGCTGGGAACTCTCTCAGATGCGATTGTGGTTCGCGATTTAAACTCTGCAATTAGCGCACTTACAACTATGCGCTCTGAAAACTTGGGCCAAGCAGATGTACTTGTCTACCAACCTGGATCACACAGCGCTACATCTGTTCCGGCTGGTCTTACAGCGCTGACTTCCCATGTTCGTTCTACGGAGATCTCCGAGCTCCTCGCTTCACTTATCTCAAATACGGTCGTTGCAGAAAGTGCACGTGAGGCCGAAGGCATCATTCGTTCCCACCCAAGCGTCACAGTTGTAACGCGTGATGGCGATGTAATCACCGCAAAGCGTGCGCGCGGTGGTTCAGCATCATCTACTTCGCTAATTGAGATCAACGCACTGGTCCAAGAGTTACAGGCCAAGCTTGAGACCATTACGCATAACTGCGATCGCATTAAATTTGAGATCTCAACAGCGCAAGGCGATGTAGAAAGCAAGCAAAATACATTTGATATCGTGCTATCTAAGTTAAATGAATCAGATGCTCGAATTTCTGCTTTTACTGAACAACTAGCCGTAGCTGGCCAGAATATGAAATCGGCATCTGCCGAAGTTGAGCGCTTAAATTCTGCAATCGCTGAAGCCAATGCTGCTAAAGGTCGCGATGAGAACGAACTTTCCATCGCTTCTGCACAATTGCAACAACGTGGAGAAATTGGCGAACCAGACCACAGCGCCGCCGAAAACTTACGAAATGAAGTCTCACTTGCGCGAACTGCAGAAGTAGAAGCACGTCTTGCCGTTCGCACCAGCGAAGAGCGCGTTGATTCAATTGGTGCACGTGCCAAGGCCCTCGAAGATTCCGCTAACGCCGAACGTGAAGCATCCGAGCGGGCAGTATCGCGCCGCGGTGCACGTGCACGCGGTGCGCTGATCTCTTCTGCAATTGCAGAAGCCGCATACGAAGCGCTAATCCATATTGAACGTTCTATCGCAAAGGCTGCAACAGAGCGCGCCCGTCTCGAAGCATCACGATCCGATCGCGAAGGCGAAACGCTTACGGTGCGATCTCGCGGTCGTGAACTAGCTTCTGAACTCGAACAGCTAACTTCTTCGGTTCATAAAGATGAGATCGCTCGTGCAGAACAGCGCATGCGTATCGAACAACTTGAGTCCAAAGCAGTAGAAGAACTTGGAGTTGATACGACAACTCTTGTAAATGAGTACGGACCTCAGAACGATGTACCAACATTTATCGAAACTGAGACCGGTGAGATCGTCGCTACTGAGTTAATCCCGTATCGCCGTGATCAACAGGAGAAGCGCCTCGCTGCCACTGAACGTTCACTCACTCTTCTCGGCAAGATCAACCCATTAGCTTTGGAAGAGTACAACGCGCTTGAAGAGCGCCTTAAGTTCTTGGCCGAACAGTTAGAAGATCTAAAGCGCACCAAGAAAGATCTGCTGGATATCATCAAGGAAGTTGATGATCGTGTGCAACAGATCTTCATGGAAGCGTACGAAGAAACCGCTAAACACTTTGAAGATATCTTCGCCCGCTTATTCCCAGGTGGCGATGGTCGTTTGATACTTACAAATCCTGATGATCTTCTCAACACTGGCGTTGATGTGGAAGCGCGTCCACCAGGAAAGCGCATCAAGCGCCTCTCGCTACTTTCAGGCGGTGAAAAGTCTCTGACAGCGGTTGCTATGTTGGTAGCGATCTTTAAAGCACGACCAAGTCCTTTCTACGTGCTCGATGAAGTTGAGGCCGCCCTCGATGACGTTAACTTGGGCCGATTATTAGTTGTGCTCGAAGAACTTCGTGAAAGTTCACAGTTGATCATCATTACTCACCAGAAGCGCACTATGGAGATCGCAGATGCGCTCTATGGCGTAACCATGCGCGGCGATGGCGTAACTGAGGTTATTTCACAGCGCCTGCGCGAATCTGACACCGCTTAA
- the rnc gene encoding ribonuclease III — MLELAFTHRSFAYESGAKETNERLEFLGDSVLGLIVTEELYLRYPDLDESRLSPLRSGIVNMRALADIARTLELGKYIRLGKGEEVTGGRDKNSLLADALEALIGAIYLECGFATTTTVVRTLINETLESAMAKGAGLDGKTALQELVSSLGKGTLEYLVTEEGPDHDKSFTAVAMVSGEAVAQGIGKSKREAEQSAARSAYEILATLK, encoded by the coding sequence TTGCTCGAGTTAGCTTTTACCCACCGCTCATTTGCATATGAGTCAGGTGCTAAAGAAACAAATGAACGTTTAGAATTTTTAGGTGATTCAGTACTGGGTTTAATTGTTACTGAAGAGCTTTATCTTCGCTATCCAGATCTCGATGAATCACGTTTATCTCCGCTGAGATCTGGAATTGTAAATATGCGCGCGCTCGCAGATATTGCGCGCACACTTGAACTTGGAAAATATATTCGCCTCGGAAAAGGTGAAGAAGTCACCGGCGGGCGCGACAAGAACTCACTCCTCGCCGATGCGCTAGAAGCCTTAATCGGCGCCATTTATCTCGAGTGTGGATTTGCAACAACTACCACCGTTGTTCGCACACTAATCAATGAAACTCTCGAAAGCGCCATGGCAAAGGGCGCTGGGCTCGATGGCAAGACTGCGCTCCAAGAATTAGTTTCATCACTTGGAAAAGGCACCCTCGAATATTTAGTAACTGAAGAAGGACCTGACCACGATAAGAGTTTCACCGCTGTCGCGATGGTCTCTGGTGAAGCAGTTGCGCAAGGTATCGGTAAGAGCAAACGCGAAGCAGAGCAATCAGCGGCGCGCTCTGCCTACGAAATTCTCGCAACCCTCAAGTAG
- the rpmF gene encoding 50S ribosomal protein L32, whose protein sequence is MPVPKRKMSRSKTRSRRSMWKTTAASLAACPQCQQPKLTHTACPTCGTYNRRQVLEV, encoded by the coding sequence GTGCCAGTTCCAAAGCGAAAGATGTCTCGTTCGAAGACACGCTCACGCCGCTCAATGTGGAAGACAACTGCAGCATCGCTTGCAGCATGCCCACAGTGCCAGCAGCCAAAGCTCACACACACAGCATGCCCAACCTGCGGAACATATAACCGCCGCCAGGTTCTCGAGGTCTGA
- a CDS encoding YceD family protein: MSQPSSKASQVFEFNTHELPRRAGEMKEYQLDLEILEPIGVPLVSVPAGDVIEVDLRLESVTEGVLLSADLYAIAKGECIRCLDPVEITVERKIQELYRYEPSKDSGKKGKKSKRASDDDVDLEEDDELWMDGNVMDLEPPIRDAVVLDLPINPLCSEDCLGLCPDCGQKWADLPEDHKHEAIDARWAGLAGLDFKKSDE; encoded by the coding sequence ATGTCGCAACCTTCATCTAAGGCTTCACAAGTCTTTGAATTCAATACCCATGAACTCCCACGTAGAGCGGGGGAGATGAAGGAGTATCAGTTAGATCTAGAAATTTTGGAGCCGATTGGCGTGCCATTGGTGAGCGTGCCAGCCGGTGATGTTATTGAAGTAGATCTGCGCCTGGAATCCGTTACTGAGGGAGTCTTGTTAAGCGCTGATCTATACGCGATCGCAAAGGGCGAGTGCATTCGTTGCCTTGATCCAGTTGAAATTACCGTTGAACGAAAGATTCAAGAGCTCTATCGCTACGAGCCAAGTAAAGATTCTGGCAAGAAGGGTAAGAAGTCCAAGCGCGCATCTGATGACGACGTAGATCTGGAAGAAGATGACGAACTTTGGATGGATGGCAATGTGATGGATCTCGAGCCCCCTATTCGAGATGCCGTTGTATTAGATCTTCCAATCAACCCGCTCTGCTCCGAAGATTGCCTAGGACTCTGCCCAGATTGCGGTCAGAAGTGGGCAGATCTGCCAGAAGACCACAAACACGAGGCGATTGACGCTCGCTGGGCAGGCCTGGCTGGACTGGATTTTAAGAAATCGGATGAATAA
- a CDS encoding ATP synthase subunit B/B', producing MDSIEKLSTAITLIEEARGVPLSASCVVHRGEILEILDGARIALPQDLSAAEAILAQRDNLVEEGRASAEQMIATAREDVARMIEQTAIVQAARDEAQRILDDARALAADERAEVESYIDGRLATLEVILNKTLDAVARGRDRLDGANDKDVLSQLADDK from the coding sequence ATGGACTCGATCGAAAAACTCAGCACCGCCATTACTCTGATCGAAGAGGCTCGCGGAGTTCCACTTTCAGCTTCCTGCGTTGTACATCGTGGCGAAATTTTAGAAATCTTAGATGGCGCAAGAATTGCACTTCCACAAGATTTATCTGCAGCCGAAGCAATTTTGGCCCAGCGCGATAATTTAGTCGAGGAGGGTAGAGCATCGGCTGAACAGATGATCGCTACAGCACGCGAAGATGTTGCCCGCATGATCGAACAAACTGCGATCGTTCAGGCTGCTCGCGATGAAGCGCAACGTATCCTCGATGACGCTCGTGCACTTGCCGCCGATGAGCGCGCTGAAGTAGAAAGCTACATTGATGGTCGCCTTGCCACTCTAGAAGTGATCCTCAATAAGACTCTTGATGCGGTAGCCCGTGGCCGAGACCGCCTAGATGGCGCAAACGATAAAGATGTTTTATCTCAATTAGCTGACGACAAGTAA
- the coaD gene encoding pantetheine-phosphate adenylyltransferase, which produces MKRAVCPGSFDPITFGHLDIIERASSQFDEVIVAVLENRTKASLFTVEERMEMARKTTSKFKNVKVDSWHGLLVDYCKENSIQAIVKGLRAVTDFDYELQMAQVNLQGSGVETMFMATAPTHSFLSSSIVKELAHFGGDVSSMVPGVVNDALKARVAGK; this is translated from the coding sequence ATGAAGCGCGCCGTTTGCCCAGGATCATTTGATCCAATCACCTTTGGTCATCTCGACATCATCGAGCGCGCCAGCAGCCAGTTTGATGAAGTTATTGTGGCAGTCTTGGAAAATCGCACGAAGGCTTCGCTCTTTACAGTAGAAGAGCGCATGGAGATGGCTCGTAAAACAACTTCTAAATTTAAGAACGTCAAGGTTGATTCTTGGCATGGCTTGCTCGTTGATTACTGTAAGGAAAATTCAATTCAGGCGATCGTAAAGGGTTTGCGCGCGGTTACCGACTTTGATTACGAGCTTCAGATGGCTCAGGTAAATCTCCAGGGCTCCGGCGTCGAAACTATGTTTATGGCAACTGCTCCAACACACTCATTTCTCTCCTCTTCTATCGTTAAAGAGCTCGCTCATTTCGGTGGAGATGTATCCTCTATGGTTCCAGGCGTCGTAAATGATGCACTTAAAGCACGAGTAGCAGGGAAGTAA
- the rsmD gene encoding 16S rRNA (guanine(966)-N(2))-methyltransferase RsmD produces the protein MRIIAGLAKGRNIAAVASATRPTSDRAREALFSTLASEFGDFAGLHILDLYAGTGAIALESLSRGAEIVHAVEKDEQAQKSITANFESIKSAQCPGSFHLFGMSVNRFLQDRATVPYHFIYIDPPYDVEDIDVIENLIQLREGGFLHPQALIAVERNSRVKEISWPDGYQALREKNYGQATIFYGVPAEL, from the coding sequence ATGCGCATCATCGCAGGACTTGCTAAGGGGCGAAACATTGCCGCCGTGGCAAGTGCCACCCGACCAACTTCTGATCGCGCCCGTGAAGCGCTCTTTTCTACCTTGGCATCTGAATTTGGTGACTTTGCGGGGCTTCATATTTTGGATTTATATGCTGGCACGGGTGCAATCGCGCTTGAATCACTTTCCCGAGGTGCCGAGATTGTTCATGCAGTTGAGAAAGATGAACAAGCGCAAAAGTCAATTACCGCAAACTTCGAAAGCATCAAGAGCGCGCAGTGTCCGGGTAGCTTCCATCTCTTTGGAATGAGTGTTAACCGTTTTTTGCAGGATCGCGCAACAGTTCCGTACCACTTCATTTATATTGATCCACCATATGATGTAGAAGATATTGATGTTATTGAAAATCTCATTCAACTTCGTGAGGGTGGTTTTCTTCATCCGCAAGCTTTAATTGCAGTTGAGAGAAATTCCAGAGTCAAGGAAATATCTTGGCCAGATGGATATCAGGCTCTGCGCGAAAAAAATTATGGCCAAGCGACGATTTTCTATGGGGTTCCAGCGGAACTTTGA
- the recG gene encoding ATP-dependent DNA helicase RecG: MAIADGRLTTKLVDVVGDRTAKVLDTVFGYRTVSDLLHHYPRRYLVRGELSDIAELNEGDEVTVLAEIHSSSSRKLQGRKGSILEVIVTDGSAKMSLTFFNQAWREKELRVGRQGLFAGKVGVFNGKRQLAHPDYEMVPDGSDVDSAVADFAGKFLPVYPASSKLPSWKIAQCIKLAIDFLDEVPDFIPPQILERFKYPSAQQALAQIHNPVDLDSAELSKARLTFDEAFLLQLLLLERRAELRALKTVARPVKSGGILEAFDKSLPWKLTPGQVEVSREIESDLAADIPMHRLLQGEVGSGKTVVALRAMLAVVDSGGQAALLAPTEVLAAQHLRTIEKLLGPLAQGGMLGGVENATQITLLTGSQNAASRKEALALAATGQAGIVIGTHALLSESVVFNDLGLIVVDEQHRFGVEQRDALKAKAVNPPHLLVMTATPIPRTVAMTVFGDLDISTLRELPLGRQPITTHVVPTLEKPTFLDRAWERIREEVSQGHQAYIVAPRIAAGSSEDADLDFLYGEQTPDIASVEELAPKLHGGALKGLRIAPLHGRLTTELKDATMQAFSAGEIDVLVSTTVIEVGVDVPNATVMVIMDADRFGVSQLHQLRGRVGRGTSPGLCLLVSGAPIETPARERLEAVSKTQDGFELSRIDLEQRREGDVLGATQSGARSHLRLLRVLRDEGLIEEARNVAAELLESDSSLNGYPLLKHELEMLKKEQTSSYIDKG, from the coding sequence ATGGCGATCGCAGACGGCAGGCTCACAACCAAGTTGGTTGATGTCGTGGGCGATCGCACCGCGAAGGTTTTGGATACTGTTTTTGGTTATCGCACGGTCTCTGATTTATTACACCACTATCCACGTCGCTACTTAGTACGTGGCGAGCTAAGCGATATCGCTGAACTTAACGAAGGCGATGAAGTAACGGTATTGGCAGAGATTCACTCTTCGAGTAGCCGCAAATTGCAGGGGCGCAAGGGCAGCATCCTTGAAGTTATCGTCACCGATGGCAGCGCCAAAATGTCGCTAACTTTTTTCAATCAAGCCTGGCGCGAGAAAGAGTTGCGCGTAGGTAGACAAGGTTTGTTTGCGGGAAAAGTCGGAGTCTTTAACGGCAAACGCCAATTGGCACATCCAGATTACGAAATGGTCCCTGATGGCAGCGATGTTGATTCCGCCGTTGCAGACTTTGCCGGAAAATTTCTGCCGGTATATCCAGCCAGCTCAAAACTTCCTTCCTGGAAAATTGCGCAATGCATAAAGCTAGCCATTGATTTTTTGGATGAAGTTCCAGATTTCATCCCGCCACAAATTCTTGAGAGATTTAAGTATCCATCGGCACAGCAAGCCCTGGCTCAGATACATAACCCAGTTGATCTAGATAGCGCAGAACTCTCGAAGGCGCGCTTAACCTTTGATGAGGCTTTCTTACTGCAACTACTTTTACTCGAACGCAGAGCCGAACTACGAGCACTCAAGACTGTCGCCCGACCAGTTAAATCCGGTGGAATATTAGAAGCTTTCGATAAATCGCTTCCGTGGAAGTTAACTCCTGGCCAAGTTGAAGTTTCGCGTGAGATTGAAAGTGATTTAGCAGCAGATATTCCGATGCATCGTTTGCTACAAGGTGAGGTCGGTTCAGGTAAAACTGTTGTCGCACTTCGTGCCATGTTGGCAGTAGTCGATAGTGGGGGACAAGCAGCGTTACTTGCTCCAACAGAAGTTTTAGCGGCGCAGCATCTGCGAACTATTGAAAAATTGCTCGGACCGTTAGCCCAAGGAGGGATGCTGGGAGGCGTTGAAAACGCTACGCAAATTACTTTGTTAACTGGTTCGCAGAACGCGGCATCACGTAAAGAGGCACTTGCTCTTGCCGCAACCGGCCAGGCCGGAATTGTTATTGGTACGCATGCACTGCTTAGTGAGAGCGTAGTTTTTAACGACCTTGGCTTAATTGTTGTGGATGAGCAACATCGTTTTGGTGTTGAGCAACGTGATGCGCTGAAGGCAAAAGCAGTTAATCCGCCACACCTATTGGTTATGACTGCAACTCCAATACCAAGAACAGTTGCGATGACAGTCTTTGGTGATCTAGATATTTCGACACTTCGCGAACTTCCGTTAGGTCGCCAGCCAATTACAACGCACGTAGTACCAACTTTGGAGAAACCAACTTTCCTAGATCGCGCCTGGGAGCGAATTCGTGAAGAAGTTTCACAGGGGCATCAGGCTTACATCGTTGCACCGCGCATCGCTGCCGGAAGTTCTGAAGATGCCGATCTAGATTTTCTATACGGAGAACAAACTCCAGATATCGCGTCCGTCGAAGAACTGGCCCCGAAGTTACATGGGGGAGCGCTCAAGGGGCTACGAATTGCGCCATTGCATGGACGATTAACCACAGAGTTAAAAGATGCAACGATGCAGGCTTTTTCTGCAGGCGAGATAGATGTACTAGTTTCAACGACAGTTATTGAAGTCGGCGTGGATGTTCCAAATGCAACAGTCATGGTGATTATGGATGCAGATCGCTTTGGCGTATCTCAGCTTCATCAGTTACGTGGCCGCGTTGGTCGCGGTACTTCACCTGGTTTGTGCCTACTTGTATCTGGCGCGCCAATCGAAACACCAGCACGTGAGCGATTGGAAGCAGTATCTAAGACCCAAGATGGCTTCGAACTCTCTCGTATTGATCTTGAACAAAGACGTGAAGGCGATGTACTCGGTGCAACACAATCTGGCGCTCGGTCGCATCTTCGCTTATTGCGTGTCTTGCGCGATGAAGGGCTAATTGAGGAAGCGCGCAATGTGGCTGCAGAATTATTAGAAAGCGACAGCTCTCTAAACGGCTATCCTTTGCTCAAACACGAATTAGAGATGTTAAAGAAAGAACAAACGTCTTCATATATAGATAAAGGTTAG
- the rpmB gene encoding 50S ribosomal protein L28: MASTCDICGKGPSFGNNVSHSQVKTRRRWNPNIQRIKTLVGGTAKRQNVCTSCLKAGKVSR; encoded by the coding sequence GTGGCATCAACATGCGATATCTGTGGCAAAGGGCCCAGCTTTGGAAATAACGTTTCACACTCTCAGGTAAAGACTCGTCGTCGCTGGAATCCAAATATCCAACGCATCAAGACACTTGTCGGTGGAACAGCTAAGCGCCAGAACGTTTGTACTTCCTGCCTTAAGGCCGGAAAAGTTTCTCGCTAA
- the thiL gene encoding thiamine-phosphate kinase, with amino-acid sequence MAIGDGGFNEAQVIARLKEIFASTDPRISLGIGDDAAVVSGAKAQVVTTDMAISGVHFRTDWSSAFEIGRKVTAANTADVLAMSAKPDYLLVAVALTGSETMEWISDLARGIKYEADLAGAHVVGGDISRADQVVLSMTAIGSTNKAITRSGAKPGDGIYLSSLTGWSAAGLAIVSSGSKEDMEPAQKALSEFKSPTIDYGFDSSKANALCDVSDALVIQAAQMAEASKVCFNFDLTKIQASAEFMELENLAQRMDIDIWSWIFAGGEDHTLLATGTDLPGLLIGEVTQGAGLANVPAGVAANAWQHF; translated from the coding sequence ATGGCGATTGGTGATGGCGGCTTCAACGAAGCGCAGGTAATCGCGCGCCTAAAGGAGATTTTTGCATCAACCGATCCACGAATTTCTCTTGGGATTGGCGATGATGCAGCGGTTGTATCTGGCGCCAAAGCCCAAGTTGTAACAACCGACATGGCCATTTCCGGAGTACATTTCCGAACCGACTGGTCGAGCGCTTTTGAAATTGGGCGAAAGGTTACGGCGGCAAATACCGCAGATGTTTTAGCGATGTCAGCTAAGCCCGATTACCTGCTTGTCGCTGTTGCTCTTACAGGTTCCGAAACTATGGAATGGATTTCTGATCTTGCGCGTGGGATTAAATATGAAGCAGATCTTGCGGGAGCCCATGTGGTTGGTGGAGATATCTCTCGCGCTGATCAAGTAGTTCTCTCAATGACTGCGATTGGTTCTACTAACAAAGCGATAACTCGTAGTGGAGCAAAACCAGGAGATGGCATTTATTTATCATCACTTACGGGGTGGTCGGCGGCCGGTTTGGCGATTGTGAGTTCTGGATCAAAAGAAGATATGGAGCCTGCTCAAAAAGCACTTAGCGAGTTTAAGTCTCCAACTATTGATTATGGATTTGATTCCTCAAAGGCAAATGCGCTCTGCGATGTCAGCGATGCGTTGGTTATTCAAGCAGCACAGATGGCTGAGGCTTCAAAGGTTTGCTTTAACTTTGACCTAACTAAAATCCAAGCAAGCGCTGAATTCATGGAGCTTGAAAATCTTGCCCAGCGAATGGATATTGATATTTGGAGTTGGATTTTTGCTGGGGGAGAGGATCACACCCTTCTGGCAACCGGCACAGATCTGCCAGGGCTTTTAATTGGAGAAGTTACCCAGGGCGCGGGCCTTGCAAACGTTCCCGCAGGCGTGGCAGCGAACGCTTGGCAACATTTCTAA
- a CDS encoding Lrp/AsnC family transcriptional regulator, with protein sequence MSVQAYILIQTEVGKASSVAKSVSAIAGVTLAEGVTGPYDVIMRAESPSMEEFGRAILSKVQAVPGITRTLTCPVTY encoded by the coding sequence ATGTCAGTTCAGGCATACATCTTGATTCAAACCGAAGTTGGCAAAGCATCTAGCGTTGCAAAATCTGTCTCTGCTATCGCCGGCGTTACATTGGCTGAAGGAGTTACAGGTCCTTACGATGTAATCATGCGCGCAGAGTCTCCATCAATGGAGGAATTTGGTCGCGCAATTTTGTCTAAGGTGCAGGCTGTTCCGGGTATTACACGCACCCTGACTTGCCCTGTTACTTACTAA